Proteins from a genomic interval of Marmoricola sp. OAE513:
- a CDS encoding sigma-70 family RNA polymerase sigma factor — translation MTEELRAATDTELIVLVRAGDAAAYEELFLRHRDVALRYARRIADSARADDLCAEAFAKILDLLQRGKGPDVAFRAYLLTTVRTSHLNSVRSHGREDLVPDHEPIARMVPVIEDPGVRFDRSAICRAFEQLPERWQAALWLTTVEGYSHDQVSAHLGINPNAVASLTFRARAGLRDAYLAQHLLEITDPRCRNIVEHLPAYVRDRLAPRRRQAIGEHLDSCAPCSAAALELSDVEMSLGAVLAPLALAGFAVSSAPSVGLLGAALLPLKTLGSKIAALGPQTAAGVVAVGLAAGLGLTAAHQGSSTPRPASQAAPSDPLGSTPPTASSPAASAPAHPRAASTPSPAPLPRPVPGTPDPAPLPAPARGSRPTTAATAPAVRVTRPEGRPEPSALGTPVTTSQGTLLGRWDHIALPVLHVPRGAVLVVTTDRTVRAVAPTTETNGWTCERPALHLLAGGLLARSRTVCTARRDGAGTVSFAFQVAPGARLTAVLTGPSQTPRSRTAMLRPPLL, via the coding sequence ATGACAGAAGAGCTGCGCGCCGCCACGGACACCGAGCTGATCGTGCTCGTGCGTGCCGGCGACGCCGCGGCGTACGAGGAGCTGTTCCTGCGGCACCGGGACGTCGCCCTGCGCTACGCACGCCGGATCGCGGACAGCGCGCGTGCCGACGACCTGTGCGCCGAGGCCTTCGCGAAGATCCTCGACCTGCTGCAGCGCGGCAAGGGGCCTGATGTCGCCTTCCGGGCCTACCTGCTGACGACCGTGCGGACCAGTCATCTGAACTCCGTGCGCAGCCACGGCCGCGAGGATCTCGTCCCGGACCACGAGCCGATCGCCCGGATGGTCCCGGTCATCGAGGACCCGGGCGTGCGCTTCGACCGCAGTGCGATCTGCCGCGCCTTCGAGCAGCTTCCCGAGCGCTGGCAGGCCGCCCTCTGGCTGACGACCGTCGAGGGCTACAGCCACGACCAGGTCAGTGCCCATCTCGGGATCAACCCCAACGCGGTCGCGTCCCTGACCTTCCGCGCCCGGGCAGGTCTGCGGGATGCCTACCTGGCCCAGCACCTGCTGGAGATCACCGACCCGCGCTGCCGCAACATCGTCGAGCACCTGCCGGCGTACGTGCGCGACCGGCTTGCTCCTCGCCGCCGGCAGGCGATCGGTGAGCACCTCGACTCCTGTGCACCGTGCTCGGCGGCCGCGCTGGAGCTCTCCGACGTCGAGATGAGTCTGGGCGCCGTGCTCGCACCCCTGGCTCTGGCGGGCTTCGCGGTCTCGAGCGCGCCGTCGGTCGGCCTCCTCGGCGCCGCCCTTCTCCCCCTCAAGACTCTCGGCAGCAAGATCGCTGCGCTCGGCCCGCAGACCGCCGCTGGAGTCGTCGCCGTGGGGCTCGCAGCGGGACTCGGGCTCACCGCCGCGCACCAGGGCTCCTCGACCCCGCGGCCGGCGTCCCAGGCGGCGCCGTCCGACCCGCTCGGGTCGACACCCCCCACGGCCTCCTCCCCTGCGGCGTCCGCGCCCGCCCACCCCCGGGCCGCGTCCACTCCCTCGCCGGCACCGCTCCCCCGTCCTGTCCCCGGCACTCCCGACCCCGCACCCCTGCCGGCGCCCGCGCGAGGCAGTCGTCCGACCACCGCGGCCACCGCTCCGGCGGTCCGCGTCACGCGCCCCGAAGGACGACCCGAGCCGTCGGCGCTGGGCACTCCGGTGACCACGTCGCAGGGCACTCTTCTCGGTCGCTGGGACCACATCGCGCTCCCCGTGCTCCACGTCCCGCGCGGCGCGGTCCTGGTGGTCACCACCGACCGCACCGTCCGCGCCGTCGCGCCCACGACCGAGACCAACGGCTGGACCTGCGAACGTCCCGCACTGCACCTGTTGGCCGGGGGTCTGCTTGCCCGGTCCCGCACCGTGTGCACAGCCCGCCGGGACGGCGCAGGCACCGTGAGCTTCGCCTTCCAGGTCGCTCCGGGCGCCCGCCTCACGGCGGTGCTCACCGGACCGTCGCAGACCCCGCGGTCCCGCACCGCGATGCTGCGTCCGCCCCTGCTCTGA
- a CDS encoding polyprenyl synthetase family protein, translated as MHQVTSSLALPILDADLEARLRARMDEVEEALLGHVESEAPFVTKAARHLMEAGGKRFRPLLCFLAAQTGQSPDTPGDQANVRTAACVVELTHLASLYHDDVMDEAALRRGAESANARWDNHVAILTGDFLFAKSSELTAALGPDAVRIQAQTFSRLVEGQILETLGPGAEDDPLEHYLRVVAGKTGSLIATSARYGAMFGGASEEVVEALTEYGERVGVAFQLSDDILDVASESVESGKTPGTDLREGVPTLPVLFALRSTDPADARLRELLSGELTDDALHAEALGLLRAHPAMAEAREYVVGEAAAAKELLAALPEGAVRTSLEDFADVVADRSS; from the coding sequence ATTCATCAGGTGACGTCCTCTCTGGCCCTGCCGATCCTCGACGCCGACCTCGAGGCGCGACTGCGTGCCCGGATGGACGAGGTCGAGGAAGCACTGCTGGGCCACGTGGAGAGCGAGGCCCCGTTCGTCACCAAGGCGGCGCGCCACCTGATGGAGGCCGGCGGCAAGCGCTTCCGCCCGCTGCTGTGCTTCCTGGCCGCCCAGACCGGGCAGAGCCCGGACACGCCGGGCGACCAGGCCAACGTCCGGACGGCAGCCTGCGTCGTCGAGCTCACCCACCTCGCATCGCTGTACCACGATGACGTGATGGATGAAGCCGCGCTGCGTCGCGGGGCGGAGTCCGCCAACGCGCGGTGGGACAACCACGTCGCGATCCTCACCGGCGACTTCCTGTTCGCGAAGTCCTCCGAGCTGACTGCGGCGCTCGGGCCGGATGCCGTCCGGATCCAGGCGCAGACGTTCTCGCGGCTCGTCGAGGGACAGATCCTCGAGACGCTGGGCCCTGGCGCCGAGGACGACCCGCTCGAGCACTACCTGCGCGTGGTGGCCGGCAAGACCGGTTCGCTGATCGCGACCTCGGCCCGGTACGGCGCGATGTTCGGCGGCGCCTCCGAGGAGGTCGTCGAGGCGCTGACCGAGTACGGCGAGCGCGTGGGCGTGGCCTTCCAGCTCTCTGACGACATCCTCGACGTCGCCTCGGAGAGCGTCGAGTCGGGCAAGACGCCGGGCACCGACCTCCGTGAGGGGGTGCCCACGCTGCCGGTGCTGTTCGCGCTGCGCTCGACCGACCCGGCCGACGCGCGTCTCCGGGAGCTGCTGTCGGGCGAGCTCACCGACGACGCCCTGCACGCCGAGGCGCTCGGCCTGCTGCGGGCGCACCCCGCGATGGCCGAAGCCCGCGAGTACGTGGTCGGAGAGGCGGCCGCGGCCAAGGAGCTGCTGGCTGCCCTGCCCGAGGGTGCCGTGCGTACCTCGCTCGAGGACTTCGCCGACGTCGTGGCTGACCGCAGCAGCTAG
- the nuoN gene encoding NADH-quinone oxidoreductase subunit NuoN, whose product MKFTAPHIEYDKLSPILIVLGVAVLGVLVEAAVPRARRYVVQVALAAAGIVAALVATVIVYADIDPTSDKPKSGHVVGEGALALDGPTLYIWILVLVLGLLGVGLFAERRLEGGVTAFAGQASALPGTEAERQASAQGLEHTEVFPLLLFAVAGMLIFPAANDLLTLFVALEVLSLPLYLLCGLARRRRLLSQEAALKYFMLGAFSSGFFVYGIGLVYGYAGSMSYDKIAFAIQSGSGDDALLLGGMAMLAVGLLFKVGAAPFHAWTPDVYQGAPTAVTAFMAAATKVAAFGALLRLFYVAFGGARWDWQPMFWAIAILTMVVGSVLALSQTDVKRLLAYSSIAHAGFLLTGFLGARSLSEIAAGDINPVQAVLFYVTTYGLSTIAAFAIVSIVRDGAGEATHLSRWAGLGKESPLVAGSFAFLLLGMAGIPLTSGFTGKWAVFAAALSADAWPVVIVAVLMSAVAAYFYVKIIVVMFFNDPVGDGPSVTVPSILTSAVIAVGVAATFVLGVVPGPLLDLIGRTAQFIR is encoded by the coding sequence GTGAAGTTCACCGCTCCCCACATCGAGTACGACAAGCTGTCGCCGATCCTGATCGTGCTCGGCGTCGCCGTGCTCGGGGTACTCGTCGAGGCGGCCGTCCCCCGGGCCCGCCGGTACGTCGTCCAGGTCGCGCTCGCCGCGGCCGGCATCGTGGCCGCGCTCGTCGCGACTGTGATCGTGTACGCCGACATCGACCCGACCTCGGACAAGCCGAAGTCCGGCCACGTCGTCGGCGAGGGCGCGCTGGCGCTCGACGGCCCCACGCTCTACATCTGGATCCTCGTCCTGGTGCTCGGTCTGCTCGGTGTCGGTCTGTTCGCCGAGCGTCGCCTCGAGGGCGGTGTGACGGCTTTCGCCGGTCAGGCCTCCGCGCTCCCGGGTACCGAGGCCGAGCGTCAGGCCTCGGCGCAGGGCCTCGAGCACACCGAGGTCTTCCCGCTGCTGCTGTTCGCGGTGGCAGGCATGCTGATCTTCCCGGCGGCCAACGACCTGCTCACGCTGTTCGTGGCTCTCGAGGTGCTCTCCCTGCCGCTGTACCTGCTCTGCGGCCTGGCGCGCCGGCGCCGCCTGCTCAGCCAGGAGGCCGCGCTGAAGTACTTCATGCTCGGTGCCTTCAGCTCCGGCTTCTTCGTCTACGGCATCGGTCTGGTCTACGGCTACGCCGGTTCGATGTCCTACGACAAGATCGCCTTCGCGATCCAGAGCGGCAGCGGCGACGACGCCCTCCTGCTCGGCGGCATGGCCATGTTGGCGGTGGGCCTGCTGTTCAAGGTCGGCGCCGCCCCGTTCCACGCCTGGACGCCGGACGTCTACCAGGGAGCTCCCACGGCCGTCACGGCCTTCATGGCGGCTGCCACGAAGGTCGCGGCGTTCGGTGCCCTGCTGCGCCTGTTCTACGTCGCCTTCGGTGGTGCCCGTTGGGACTGGCAGCCGATGTTCTGGGCGATCGCCATCCTGACGATGGTGGTCGGCTCGGTGCTCGCGCTGAGCCAGACCGACGTCAAGCGGCTGCTGGCGTACTCGTCCATCGCGCACGCGGGCTTCCTGCTCACCGGCTTCCTCGGAGCAAGGTCGCTCTCGGAGATCGCCGCGGGTGACATCAACCCGGTCCAGGCGGTGCTGTTCTACGTCACCACCTACGGCCTGAGCACGATCGCGGCCTTCGCGATCGTCAGCATCGTCCGCGACGGTGCCGGTGAGGCGACCCACCTGTCCCGCTGGGCCGGGCTGGGCAAGGAGTCGCCGCTGGTCGCAGGTTCCTTCGCCTTCCTGCTGCTCGGTATGGCCGGCATCCCGCTGACTTCGGGCTTCACCGGCAAGTGGGCCGTGTTCGCGGCCGCCCTGTCGGCGGACGCCTGGCCGGTCGTGATCGTCGCCGTCCTGATGTCGGCGGTCGCCGCGTACTTCTACGTCAAGATCATCGTCGTGATGTTCTTCAACGACCCGGTGGGCGACGGACCGAGCGTGACGGTGCCGAGCATCCTGACCAGCGCGGTCATCGCGGTCGGCGTCGCTGCGACCTTCGTGCTGGGCGTCGTACCGGGTCCGTTGCTGGACCTGATCGGCCGTACTGCACAATTCATCAGGTGA